Genomic segment of Arachis hypogaea cultivar Tifrunner chromosome 16, arahy.Tifrunner.gnm2.J5K5, whole genome shotgun sequence:
TGCATACATAAAGTGAAATTCGAACCTTCAATACTTACTTAAGtagatgaataaatttatcatttaaCTAATTCAAATTAGTTTAATACTcaagtattaaaatttaaaagcagTAAATGAGTAAAAATAGACAATCTAAGTCAAAAACAATGATGAATTTTACAAAAAGTTCTGAAAAGGTAAAAGAAGTTGTACAAATTAACAAACAAGTCCAAGTAGCACTCTACACTTAACAAAACGGCCCCAAAAGATTGACGTTATTCCATTCGCAAGTCACtaaaatttgaaaagagaaaTCCGCAACCCCTTTTCCCTCCTCTCTCTatgctcttctctctctcttcgccGGAGCCAACGTCTCTCGTTCTTCACTCTTCACTCTTCACCCTTCACCGCATTCACTTCTCACTCATCACTCATCACCGCCGATTTAGAgacagagagacagagagaaGAGATCACACAAATGCAAGATATATTCGGATCAGTTCGGCGATCGCTGGTGTTCCGTGCTTCGCCTGAGAACGAAGAGCACTCGCTGAGAGGAACCCTAGTTGATAAGATCGGTTACTGTATACGCAATTCCAGAGTCTTCTCTAAGCCCTCACTGTCGCCACCGTCCTTGCCGCCGATTCCCAAGGACGTTGCTGCTGCTGCTCCGCCGCCGCCTACGATCCGATGGCGCAAGGGCGAGTTGATCGGTTGCGGCGCCTTTGGCCAAGTTTATGTTGGAATGAATCTCGATTCTGGAGAACTTTTAGCAGTTAAACAGGTCGCTTCCTTTTCCTTCATTCTTCCTTTGCTTTTTCGCTTTGTTGCTAATTtcggtttttgttttttatttttactttgctAGCATCTTGTTGATTTTAAAGTGGATTTTCATTTTGTCTTATGATTAGCTCTCTGTTTCTTAGGAACTGATATTTTGTTTCAATCACTTCTTGAAATTGTCGGCACTTCTATTTGAACTCGTTTCATTTTTTAGATTTAACACTTGAATTGATTTCGTTTTCCTGTCTGGGTTTTCAGGTTTTGATTGCAGCGAGTAGTGCTTCGAAGGAGAAGGCACAGGTTCGTTGTCTTGATTGAGTTCCATTTGCCACGGATTCTGATTGCATCAACTAAAGCAATTTGATGCGACTCAATTGTTATACATTtccaaataataaacataaaattttgaGAGTTATAgatgtttatttatttactacTATGGTTCAATACCGGTATTAACCTGAAGTAATGGGAAAACAAATTTGTTTTCTCATAAATCATAATATTTTGGGATGTCATACTATTTGAGATCCTGATAAATTAGCTGACTCCTTGTGCTGTTGTTTGATTAACCTTTTGCATGCTAACAGGCTCATGTAAAAGAGCTCGAGGAAGAAGTTAAGCTTCTTAAAGATCTTTCACATCCCAACATTGTTGTGAGTATGATATTCTATTGGTGGAAGAAATTGATAAATCAGTTAGTTAACCCAAACTATTTCTTTTCTTGACTGAATAACTTCTTTTTGTGCTGTAGAGATATTTGGGTACAGTTAGAGAGGAGGACACCTTAAATATTCTCCTGGAGTTTGTCCCTGGTGGATCCATATCATCACTGTTGGGGAAATTCGGAGCTTTCCCTGAGGCAGTAAGTTGTATCTACCAAACTAGTGTACTGGGTAATTTTATATGCCATACGTATATGATATTATATTTCCACTAATTCATTTAACAGGTCATAAGAACTTACACAAAGCAGTTGCTGCTTGGACTTGAGTACTTGCACAAAAATGGAATAATGCACAGAGATATTAAGGTGATTTTTCTTGTAGTATCATTGATTAGCATGTCAGATCTCCTTTTTTGAGTGACTAATGTTCACTTGTAATCAATTTCAGGGGGCCAACATTCTTGTAGATAATAAAGGTTGCATTAAACTTGCAGATTTTGGGGCCTCCAAACAAGTTGTTGAGCTGGTAATCCAAGTCTTCTCTATTTCTCTACTATAGTTCTATTAGATATACTATTTTGACTTTGTAAGGATCTTGTATCTGCGTATTTGTTGAAGAAGCGTCTTTGTTTGATTTAGGCTACTATTTCGGGTGCCAAGTCTATGAAGGGTACTCCATATTGGATGGCTCCTGAGGTTATTCTCCAGACTGGACATAGCTTGTAAGGccgagtttatttttatttttttttacctttgATATACTATTAGGAACTTCCTTGTTCCTATATACCGTACTAAGGTCCttggtcatatatatatataatttttcagtTTTTCTATGCAAGTGTATATTGATATTGATGCCTTTTCAGCTCTGCTGACATATGGAGTGTGGGTTGCACTGTGATTGAGATGGCCACTGGAAAGCCTCCCTGGAGCCAACAATACCAACAAGAGGTATCCCAAATTTTGACTCATTATATTCTGTTTGAGGTGCTCTCTGAACATCTACTGAAAAATTGGACCAGGTTGCTGCTCTCTTCCATATAGGGACAACTAAGTCTCATCCGCCAATCCCTGATCATCTCTCTGTTGCAGCCAAAGATTTTCTGCTAAAATGTTTGCAGaagtatgtttatttttattcttctctgCTTTCTCTCTATCCAAATTAATTCTACTTTATTTCTTAGTGTGAATGACTAATAAATTCTTTATTCTCAAAATGTACTTGCTGGGTTTTATCAcctgggaaaaaaaaaaaaagaatacattCTCAGTGATAAAGGTGTTTTATTTGGTTTCCTTTCTAAATGTTAGTTTTTGGGTTGTGATAAATACATTATCCTTTTGCAGGGAACCATATTTGAGGCCATCGGCATCAGAACTACTGCAGGTAATTCTATGAGCATTTCTCTTCTGAATGCGCCCAAGAAAGCTGCACTATTGAAGTGGACATTTGATTCATTTAAGTTACTGTTATCTATAACTAGTGGAATGTGTTGTATTAATATCAATGTTTTGCATTCAAATATTCAGTTCTCGATAAGATTAACTGAGTTTCTTACTGGGTGCAGCATCCCTTTGTTACTGGTGAACCTATGGATTCTCTTCCTGTTTCATCTACTGTCGTGGTATGTATTATGCATGACTGTTGGGTATAAACACTATGTATATTTGTTAATCCAATTAAACTACTTTTTCTTCTCATAGAAAAATTTGGAAGCTTCATCTTCTTGTGCTCCAAATGTTGAATCCTTGTAAGTAGTGAAATGATATTCTTCTCTGGACTTGTAAGATTGCAGTTGCTTCTTTGGCCCATGTTgaccatttttattttttcaattagccTTCGTTGCTCAAATTTGAATCTTGAGGACTCAGGAAATAAAGAGTTATGGGGAATTAGCAACGATGATGATGACATGTGTATGATTGATGACGACGAGGAGTTCTCTCAGAATGATGTCAAACACGAACCTTTGATCTCAGAAAATATTGAGGTGAATACTTTCAGATCCATGTCACTTCTTGTAGTTGATAGTATTTATTTCCCATGAAAGTCATAACCTAAGTAACCTTTTTTCCTGAAAAAATAAATGTAGAGCTTCAACCTGATGTCAGATCCCTCTGATGATTGGGTGTGTAAGTTTGATGGAAGTCCGGAATTGGAACATAAAGGAGTCAGTTTTGGCACAGATGAAAATGATAAGTCACTTGGTCACTTAGGGGATTATAACAAGGAGCAGAAAGATTTTTCCTTTCCAAGCGTGCCATCTCTATCAGAGGAAGATGATGAGCTCACGGAGTCAAAAATTCAAGCTTTTTTGGATGAGAAGGTATTGTTTCTGGTTGGAATCTAGTTAGTCCTTCTGCACTCTATCTTTTCTACAGTAAATGCTGTGCTGAGTGATGACTGTTTGCTTTTATGGCAGGCTCTTGAACTGAAGAAGCTGCAGACACCTTTATATGAGGAGTTCTACAACAGTTTAAATATGTCTTGTTCACCAAGTGTGATTGATGGAACAAGTGATGAAACTGCTTCTCGGAAGTTTTTGAAATTACCTCCTAAGAGTAGGTCACCAAGTCGGGTACCAAGCACTCCATCTAAAGCAGCTGACAATACTGGAAGTCCTGGAAGTAATGGCAGGTCCGCATCAACTGTTGGCAATGTAAATGATCATAGTTCACAGGACCTTCCATCTTCTCCCCTTAATGAATTTAAAGGGCTGATAGTTGACTCCCAGCAGGAACCTGGTAGCCCAAGGTTAATACTTTGCTTTGCTTTTGTTAGCTTCAATAATTTTCATAAATAAGTAATTTCAGTTCTAGACATTTTACTTTCAGTTTAAGCTTTTCGAAACAGAGAGAGTGGAAAGAAGAGCTCGACCAGGAGCTTGAAAGAAAACGAGGTTAGAAGTTTATTAACTTTGTTGTTAGAAGATTTTGCTATTATCTAGTATTTGTGCAATTTGTCAATCGTGCATAATTGAAAAGTAATTTGGATGAACCAAACAAACAAAAGAGGCTATGTTTTAATTTATATCTAATCTATTTATTTACTGGGACATGATTGCAGAATGGAGGCGCCAAGCAGGGGTGGGGTCAAAGACTTCTTCACCAAAGGATAGAGCTTTACATCGGCAGAGAGAGCGGACACGATTTGCTTCTCCCAGCAAATAAGATTGTTGTGTTAAGAGCGTTCATGCTGCCTCCGTGAATGCTTCTTATAAAATCACTGTGCTTGCAAATGCAAGTGTTGCTGCAGTTTTGTTGCGGTTACTAATGCTGTAGTTATATATGTCTTTTTGCCATTCTACACATGCTGAGATCCTTTTGTGTCTGAGAAGCTTCGATTGCTCTCCCAAGTGCTCTTGAGCTTGTCCGTGTTGTTCTGGCATGTAAAGCTTTTTATAGAAGTGTTGCTTgaaaattttactttatttttgggGTCGAGAGAGATGGATGCTCGTCTCAAGTTTTATGCCCAATTGTATTATTAATATGAATATAGAAATAATCAGAACTAATGCCTTCTATCGGTAGTAGTAGTATTCACTATTTGAGACGAATCAACTATAACCAAATCCACTGTCATAGACTGATAGACTCATAGCTTAGGGGAATGAAAATGCATTTGCAAGTTGGAATCTTGAAAGGAAGAAGCGGAATGAGAATGCTTTCTACTCTTTGAAGTCTCTCTTCTTTCTCGTTCCCTTTCCCTTCAAGAGCTCAACTCATAATCACACCCTAGACAGAGTTGCTGCTGAAATTTAAAACCACTCAACATGCTGGGTTGAGGTTTTGGGTTGCTTCTTAGGTTTTTGAAATCGGTTATTCTCAAACTTAGCTTTAGTGATAAGTGAGTAAAGTAAGTCTGCCTCAGCCGATATATCGTAGGGTGCTTCTAGTATACTGCAACATCAAACATAAATGTATGAGAAATTAATGGAATGGATACAATAAAGCCTAGAACCTATATACCATTTGAAGCACGTTAATGGAAACGTGTGCTAGAGAGTATCGCCAAGAACAGTTTTTGTTGGACGACTAAGCTTAATTACCTGTCAAGTAGCTCCTCCAAGAGAATTCTTTGTGATGGGGTAACGTAATGAATGCAATTTCTAGGGCATTGTCCGACAGCACATTGAACTTGATAATCATCACCATGACCTAAATTATTGTAGAGTAAAATGGATTTTacaaaattatgaaaataatGTTGTTTACCCAAAGACATTTTGAAACTAGAAGAATGAACAGTAGAAGAAGCCAACCTTGAGAAGATGCACGCGCTGTTCCAGTTGAAGAGACAAACGAAAATGCATGAGGTGCTCTTTGCACACATGAACTTGAACATGCTGCACAAAAATTGTTCATAAGATGCTAAATATTACTGCATGGAGTAATGATTAGGAGTCCTAATCATCTTATTATTCTTCTAACgagtaaaaattcaaatatatatgttatttttccaaatcttccttatttaaaaattaagaagatAATTAGGAGGATGAGTTATGATTTGTACGAGCACCTTACCTTTGCCAACACAGAGAAGCTCattaacaaaaatatcaaaaGCTTCACACTCTGGTGCATCAAATGGATCTAAGCATTCCCTACAAAATGCAATTCCAAACGTTAGCATTACAAGCTGAATGCATATAGCGGAATCTGAAATTATGGAAACGGAGGTAAAGAAGAATCACCTTTCAATAATTTCTGATCGGGTGCAGTTGGAAAGTATCTGCAGCAATATGAAGTTAGAAAAATGAATACTATGAATACGTGAGTATCATGCGGAAAATTGTAGTAGCACCTGGTACGCCTCAATTACACGGCGAATCATGGAATCACCGTCTTTGTTAACATCTGGATGGAACTGCTTAACCTTTTTTAAAGAAGAGAAATCAGAAAAACATGAGTGAGTAATAGAATTATGATAAGAAtgcaaaatattttttagtttctgAGAATTGATGCTGGTGTTTTGTACTTTGGATCGAAAAGCAGCTTTGATCTCGGTGGTGGAGCAATCAGGTTGAAGTCCAAGAACTGCATAAGCTGAAGCAGTGGAAAGAGGAACATCTCTGCTTCTGCAACTGCAACTGTAACTAATTCTTCTTGCTTGCTTCCTCGGAATGAACGGAGAACTGTGTTTCCGAAAGGGTAAAATGGTAATTGAGGTCGGGGTTGCTGTTAATGTTAAGCCACTCAACAACCACGAACCCATTATTCTCAATTACTCTTGTGGCCACAATAGTTCCATCCACTTTCTTAAAATTTAGATTTGTTATGGTCTACAAGATTCGTGAAACTAACTTTGGACTAAATTCGTGTTCAACAACAATTCTAAAGTTTTACGTAAAACAGAAAATAGATCCTCTTAcatttttttttcgtgactcttacactttttttcgtgactcttacattttttttttcaaggtgtagactgtaatttttaatttttaatatttttttatattttctcttaATCTCACTTACAAAATATATGGTGAGTACTTTCtcaaatgagaaaaaaatttgaaaggatCAATCCCTAAAACAAGGGCCTAAAGACatgaattaaaatgaaaaatatagatGCATTAATTTACACAAAAAAGAATCTCATATTTGTTTTCTCACTTATATTTAGAAGTTCAATATTTATACTGTAAATCAGAAGTTATTGTGCACATAATAATTCAATTTATTGTGCACACAGTTAGTCAGTTAGTTGGATCCTACACAAAACACAATTATCGTAAAATTGTTGTATTTGAAAGGGAGGAAAATTATCGACCaaaaaaagaaagggaagaaaattTAGTTGAATTATACTCATAATATTATTAGTAAATATTTGAACTAAGTATACAAAATAATGATTAACAAATGCCCTAAATCCATTATACTGCTGAGTGTCCTCTATTTAAAGAAACAAATCCAAGGCTGGATAATTTTCTGGACAAAAATTGAATTGGATTATCACTAGAAATTCAATGGTGAGAATAAAAGAAGCTAATAATCCTTTTTTTCTTGGCCCAAGTAATAGAGAATACACTTTTTATCAGGTAGATAACCTTCATCTTTCAGGTGTTCCAATAACCCACACAAAACCCAGTATATAATGTCAGCTTTTGGATGCAACTTGTCCCCAACAACGAAACTGTTAACCTTCTTATCAATCTCAATGCAACTTATGCCTACTTCCTTTGCTACTCCCATCTCTTTCATTCTCTTAATGGCACCTGCTCTTTCTTTCCATTTCCCTTCAATGGAGTATATGTTTGCCATCAAAACATAAGGAGCTGGCCTCTCTGGTGTAGCTAAAAATAATTGATCCGCGGCATATTTACCCATCTCAGAATCACCATGGATGCTACAAGCACCAAGCAATGCTTGCCAAATTAGTACACCCGGATTCTCAGGGAATCCCTCAATGAACTTTTTAGCTTCCTCAAGAAGTCCTGCCCTGCCCAACATGTCAACAACACAGGCGTAATGTTCCGAGCGAGGACTTATGCTGTGATCTCTAGTCATGGATTCTAAGAACTCCATGCCCTTGTCGACAAAGCCTGCATGGCTGCACGCGTGTAGTAGTGACAAAAATGTAACATCTGTTGGTGCTACACCCTCCATTCTCATCTCTTCATAAAATTCAAGTGCTCTAAAACCATCTCCATGGCGAGCGAAAGCCGCAATAATAGAGTTCCATGAAACCGAGTTCTTTTGACTCATTCCGTGAAAGACTTGGAGTGAGTCATTCAAATCACCGCACTTGGAATACATGTTTACAAGGCCATTACTTACAAAAGGATTCTGAATGAAGTTCTTCTTAATAACCAAAGAGTGAATCTGCTTACCAAGAGACAAAGACGTGTCAATACCAAATACGCCAAGAATAGCAGAAACCATGTTGGGATCCACTTCAATACCCAATTTCAACATTCTCATGAATATCTGGATAGCCTCCTCCTCAAATCCATTTTGAGCAAAGGCTACAAGGATTACAGTTAAGGAAATTTCATCTAGCTCCTCCGCAGACTCAAAAATTTTCCATGCTTCTTCTAAACTTCCGCACTTTGAATAAAAATCCATCAAAGCACTTTCAATGCATAAATCCGACTGCATTCCTAACTTCCAAAGCAGGGCATGAATTTTACAACCTTCCCTCAGTGCCTGTAAACCTGAACAAGCCATAAGTGAGCTCAAATAGGTCAAAATATTAGGACTCACTGCCCCGCAACGCATTTGAGCAAACAAATTCAAACTATCCTCATAAAATTCATTTTGCGCAAGGCCAGAAATCACTGCTGTCCAAGTCACAACATTCCTCTCAAGCATCTCATCAAAAACCTGCCTCCATTCACTAAAACACCCACACTTAAAGTATGAAGTTATGAGAGCATTTCCCACCGTAATTTCCTTCTCAAAGCCACCAAGAAACACCAAACCATGGATCATTTTGGTTAAACTAGAGAATCCAGCTCCATCACAAGCTGACAGCACTGTAGTCAGAGTTGCTTTATCAAATCCACAACACCCTGTCCCTGACTCACTCCTTTGCTTCTTAAAGAACATTAAACCCGAATCAAAATCCCTGTTTCTTAAAAACCCAGAAATCATAGTGTTCCATGACACCGTATCTCTCACGGGCATTCGATCAAACACCTTAAGGGCATCCTGCAGTTCACCACATTTCGAGTACATCGACAAGAGAGAGTTCCAAACAAAAAGGGCATTACGTGGGAACCTATCAAAATCGAATGATTGAGGTTGTTTGATGAGATGGGCATGGATGGAAGAACCAAGGCGAAGGTTTCCATCTCTGCCGCAAAGGGAGAGAAGAGAAGCTGAGGTTGGTGCAGAAAATGGGTTTTGAGAAGTTGGTAATGGTGGGTTCTTCAGATTGAAGGGGGAACTGAGAGAATCCACCAACGAAGGGATATAAACATTGAATTTCCATCTGGATTTCATCCATGAAATGGATCATAACAATACAGTGGTTCAATGAAAACCACATTACACAAAACATAACTACGTCTCACCACAGTATCTGGCTTAAGTGAAAATTAGCACtcatgtcaaaaaaaaaaaaaaaaaaaaatccaagtaCAATGTGCTCTAAAAGACTTCTTAAAACAGAAATTCGAAGTTTTGATGTCTTTTAATGTATTGAAAATATaaggaatttattttttaataattttttattaaaacattttgttataatattttaaactaatatCTTTAAAGTATTTGTTAACAAGTAGATATTCTACTCGCATAAACAAAATGCTAATACTAGTATTGTGTTAATTTAGTCAGAAACATTAAATAAATTAGTTCATCTTTTAATATAGTCTTGAGTTCAAGTTCATACATTAAAAGGAGACGGTTGCTAATGATTTTTCTAGCTAAAAAAATCAACTAAAATTTTCCTTATGTTTACCCTTCCTTTGTTAAATTTAAGAGAGGTAAAAAaccaatactttttttttttttttttatcaatattagccAACACTTTGAgcctaatattttataatttagtatttgattttggtaaaaaataataaactttgtTAGTCATGTAATATTACTTTTAAATCTAAAATACATGAGCATTTCACAAGGCTGTTGTGTTGAGTGTGATTATCATACAACTTCATAGAATGAAGTGTGCTTCATCGTAATTCCAAGCATGCAGAGCAACACAAGGAGTGACACCCTCAGGGTCAGTGACTTCAAAAGTCAACTCAATATGCATCACCTCTCCTGGGATCACTGAAATGTAGTTATCTGAATAATGAACCGGAAGAATTCTGGTGTCTTCCCCTTCCTTATTGTCCTTCTTTGAGGTATGAacagaaaaatgaagaaagaaagcaacaCCAACGTCCTCCCCATTTATCTCATAAACTTTCAAACCATCACTTTTCCCAGCAAAACATCTCTGTAACCTCTTAAACCAACCAACTTCATGTTCCTTGTCAACCAAGGAATCTGCTGTTTCCAGTGAGTCCTTACCATCAACATAGCTGAGCCTACTTGTTGAACTTTTAGAGTATGGTTCTTTTGATGTGTTCTTcacttgaatttgaattttgtaagtGGACCCTTCATTGGAAGTCTGGGATGTTATCCTGAGAGGTATTTTCTTCTTCCTATATTGCTCCAATAGCTTGTAATCTCCACCAGAAATATGTAACCAATAAAAGTTTCTAGAGATGGTTGTGTGATCTGACATGCTGTATAGtttgagaagaagaaaataaactaGTTCTGAATTTTTTGACTTCGGATAATCCATCTCAGAAATAGATGCAACTTTCTTTGGCAGCAAAGAGAGATTTTCAAGAATCTTATAGTACGAACATGTTCCTTCCAGATTCCACACTGAAGCTTCCATACCCACATTAGATAATTCTTTCAACGTAGTATTAACGACCTGTGTTGGGaaaagataaattataaaatcaattgaagttatcatatttgtaaaatgacgtgtctaattttatttctaattcatATAACT
This window contains:
- the LOC112758139 gene encoding mitogen-activated protein kinase kinase kinase NPK1 isoform X2, encoding MQDIFGSVRRSLVFRASPENEEHSLRGTLVDKIGYCIRNSRVFSKPSLSPPSLPPIPKDVAAAAPPPPTIRWRKGELIGCGAFGQVYVGMNLDSGELLAVKQVLIAASSASKEKAQAHVKELEEEVKLLKDLSHPNIVRYLGTVREEDTLNILLEFVPGGSISSLLGKFGAFPEAVIRTYTKQLLLGLEYLHKNGIMHRDIKGANILVDNKGCIKLADFGASKQVVELATISGAKSMKGTPYWMAPEVILQTGHSFSADIWSVGCTVIEMATGKPPWSQQYQQEVAALFHIGTTKSHPPIPDHLSVAAKDFLLKCLQKEPYLRPSASELLQHPFVTGEPMDSLPVSSTVVKNLEASSSCAPNVESFLRCSNLNLEDSGNKELWGISNDDDDMCMIDDDEEFSQNDVKHEPLISENIESFNLMSDPSDDWVCKFDGSPELEHKGVSFGTDENDKSLGHLGDYNKEQKDFSFPSVPSLSEEDDELTESKIQAFLDEKALELKKLQTPLYEEFYNSLNMSCSPSVIDGTSDETASRKFLKLPPKSRSPSRVPSTPSKAADNTGSPGSNGRSASTVGNVNDHSSQDLPSSPLNEFKGLIVDSQQEPGSPSLSFSKQREWKEELDQELERKREWRRQAGVGSKTSSPKDRALHRQRERTRFASPSK
- the LOC112758139 gene encoding mitogen-activated protein kinase kinase kinase NPK1 isoform X1, with product MQDIFGSVRRSLVFRASPENEEHSLRGTLVDKIGYCIRNSRVFSKPSLSPPSLPPIPKDVAAAAPPPPTIRWRKGELIGCGAFGQVYVGMNLDSGELLAVKQVLIAASSASKEKAQAHVKELEEEVKLLKDLSHPNIVRYLGTVREEDTLNILLEFVPGGSISSLLGKFGAFPEAVIRTYTKQLLLGLEYLHKNGIMHRDIKGANILVDNKGCIKLADFGASKQVVELATISGAKSMKGTPYWMAPEVILQTGHSFSADIWSVGCTVIEMATGKPPWSQQYQQEVAALFHIGTTKSHPPIPDHLSVAAKDFLLKCLQKEPYLRPSASELLQHPFVTGEPMDSLPVSSTVVKNLEASSSCAPNVESFLRCSNLNLEDSGNKELWGISNDDDDMCMIDDDEEFSQNDVKHEPLISENIESFNLMSDPSDDWVCKFDGSPELEHKGVSFGTDENDKSLGHLGDYNKEQKDFSFPSVPSLSEEDDELTESKIQAFLDEKALELKKLQTPLYEEFYNSLNMSCSPSVIDGTSDETASRKFLKLPPKSRSPSRVPSTPSKAADNTGSPGSNGRSASTVGNVNDHSSQDLPSSPLNEFKGLIVDSQQEPGSPRHFTFSLSFSKQREWKEELDQELERKREWRRQAGVGSKTSSPKDRALHRQRERTRFASPSK